The sequence below is a genomic window from Prosthecobacter dejongeii.
TTACCGCAGGGCTCTTGACTATCCGAACTACGATACCCCTGGATACACTTGGAACAACATCGGCAACGCACTAGGAGACAAAGGCGAGCACGATGAGGCGATTAAGGCCTACCGCAAAGCTCTTGAAGATCCTAACCTCCAAACGCGTGCAAAAGCGTGGACCAATCTTGCCCAGACGTATGTCGACTTAGGAAAATTGGAGGAAGCAGAGGGTGCCTACCAGAAGGCACTTGCGAGCAAAGACACCCAAGGAGGTGATCATGCTCGTGCTCGCCGCGGCTTGCAGATTTTGAGATCGAAGATTGTTCCTACTGCCCTTTCTCCAGATGACCGGGCCATGATGGCAAGACCTGCGAAGGGTGGTGATACTGCTGAAATAGAAGAAGGGATCATCGCGGCGATCGACGAAGCCGGAGATACCCAATATGAAAGATACCTCAAGAAGGGTGATTCCGAGCGGGACAACACGCTGAGTATTCTGCGTGGCTGGAGCAGTGCCGTCACCCTTCTAGAAGGCTCGGAGCGGCGCTGGCGCGGTGGTGGCTATTTCCTGAAGTGGAGAGGTTATGGGATTGTGATTGATCCTGGATTCGACTTTCTGAGAAACTTTCACGATGCTGGGTATCACGGGAGGGAAATCGCTGCCGTGGTGGTGAGCCATAATCATCCCGACCATAACAGCGACCTCAAGCACATCGACGACCTCCGGTATGAACTCTACAAACGCTTGGCTTCCACGAAGGGACCTGGCAGCAAGCCTTATGTGTTGCTATGGGATGAAGATACGAGCACTGCGACAAAATTCGGGTTTGATAAGCCCCAGCATCAGCATCCGCCAATAGTCATGGGAAGCGGGTTTCCGCAACCTTTCCATTTAGGCAAGCACCCCGCAAAGATTCCCGTGCGCATCACTCCATTCAAGGTAAACCACGGGACTGATGTACAGCACGCACTGGGAATGATGGTAGAACTTCTCGACAATAAAGGGAAAACGGTTCTACGGATCGGCTATACAGCGGATACAGCATATTTTGCAGATCTTCAGCAACATCTCTCCAAGTGTGATGTTTTGATCGCACACATTAGCCAACCAACCATCGAAGAGCTTAGAGACCCCTCGAAGCTCAAAGACGTCCATTTGGGCTATCGTGGCACGGCGCGTTTACTTAAGGAGTGTCAGCCGAACCTGGCACTCATCGGTGAATTCTGGGCAGGTTTTACGGACCTGCGCATTCCATTGGTCAAAGGTTTGCGCCAACTGTCTGGAGTCAAGGACGTACTACCTGCAGGCCTCGCGATGCATCTCCGGTTACCGTCCTTGGACATCGAATGCACAGAGTGTAGAAAGCTGACACCGTATTCGGAGATAAAGGTTGCTCCTCCAACAGATAAGTTCGGAAGTCTGGCTTATCTTTGTCAGAGCTGCACGCTCGGTTAGCTGGCCATATCTCGGCGATGGAGGTCAGCGGGAGGAAGCTATCCATGGCCAAAGTCAGATATTAAGGTCGCCACACCCGCGCTGCACCAAAAACTCGTATTCTTCTCTGGAGGGCAACGGGGAGCCATAGGATTGCCTCACGACGAGGCTGGCCTAAAGAATGATGCGGCGAGGGGGGATATATCGAGTTGTTGGAGGCGTTCGAGCAGGGTCTGCAAGGCCGAATTCTCCACAGGGTAAAGGATCTGTGGCCCCTCCAGCACCCAGGAAGCTGCCACCAACAAAAACGGGTGAGGTCTTGCGACCTCACCCGTGGGAAGATTCTCAGCCAGATTAGGCCTGAGCCTTGGCAGCAGCGATGGCAGCCTGGGCTTTTTCGGCTTCGATCTGGGCATCCAAAACCTGACGCTTGAGGCTGGTGCCGGTCTTCTTCGCATACCACAGCACCAGCGGGCTGGCGATGAAGATGGAGGAGTAGGTGCCCAGAAGCACACCGATGGTGATCGGCACGGCGAATTCAAGCATGGCCGGATTGCCCAAGAACAGAAGCACGATCATCGGGGCCAGAGCCGTCGGACCGGTGAGGAGGGTACGGCTGAGGGTCTTGCAAATGGCGTCATTCATCAACTCACGCGTGCTGCCGCCGACACCCTTCTGGATGTTTTCACGGATACGGTCAAACACCACGATGGTGTCGTTGATGGAGTAACCAGCGATGGTCAGCATGGCACCCACGTGGATGAGGCTGAGTTCCTGGCCGAAAAGAACGCACAGACCCGGCACCATGAGAACGTCATGCGCCAGAGCCACGATGGCTCCGAGGGCAAAGGCGAACTCAAAACGGAACATCAAGTAAACGAAGATGGCGATCAGCGCGACGACGAGGGCGATGATGGAGGTCTTAGCCGCTTCATCCCCGATGACAGCACCAACGCGGCTGCCCTGAGTCCCTTCGACTTGATCGGCAAACTTGGCCTTCACCGCCTGCTCGATGACGGGACCCGCCTCGAATTCACTGCGGATGGCGATGACGTCACCGCCAGTGGCATTGCCTTTGCGCTGGAGGTAGTAGCTGCCGATATCCTTACCATCGGGCAGTTTCAGGCCTTTGAGAACGGCATCCAGTTCACTGTCGCTGATGGCTTTGCCCGTCTTCAGTTCCACGTGGGTGAGACCACCACCACGGAAGTCAATGCCGAGGCTGCCTTTGCCCTTCACAGCCAGGGTCGCAAAGGAAATCGCGGTGACCACCAGGGAGGCGATGATGAAGCCCTTGGCCTTGGCCAGGATGTCAAACACGCCATCCGGGAAGAGCTTCACGGTGGAAATGCTCTTGAGCAGGCCTTTATCAATCACCCACATGAAGATCACGCGAGTCACGATGAGAGCACCGACCATGGAGGAAAGCAGACCAATCATCAGCGTAACGGCGAAGCCTTTCACCAGACCGCCAGCGATGGCGAACAGGATGATGGCAGAGATGAGAGTGGTGATGTTCGAGTCCGCAATGGCGGAGAAAGCTTTTTCGTAGGCTGCTTCCAGCGCACCGGCGATGGTCTTGCCCGCCTCACGTTCCTCACGCAGACGTTCGTAGATCAGCACGTTAGCATCCACAGCCATGCCGATGGTCAGCACGATACCAGCGATACCTGGCATCGTGAGGGTGAAGCCGAAGAGGGACATGCCGCCGAAGAGGACGGCCAAGTTGATGACCAGACCGACAATCGCGATGAGGCCCGCCATGCGATACACAAAGAGCATGAACAGGGTGGTGATGCCCAGACCAGCGATGCCGACCCACTTGCCCTGATTGATGGAGGACTGACCGTAAGCAGCGGAAACGGCGCTTTCAGACAGGATCGTCATCGGGTTTTCCAGGGGGTTTTCCAGCAGGCTAGCCAGCGTGCGGGCTTCCTGCTCCTTGAAACGGCCACTGATGACGGCGGTGCCACCGAAACGATCCGTCTGGAGGGTCGGGGCAGAGATGATTTCTTTGTCCACGATGATGGCGAGCTGGCGGCCACGGTTCACAGCGGCGACTTCGTCGAAGAGCTTGGCTCCAGTGCTGTCGAAGTTCAGAATGACCTTCCAGCCTTCTGCATCATACGTCGCGAAAGCTTCCTTCACATACTTGCCTTCCATGTCGGCGCGGTTACCCACCGTCTCGCCGCCACGGCTAGGTAGTTCTTTGCCCTGGTCGTCCTTCTGAATTTTATACTTCAGCTCTTCGGTACCTGGGGCGCGCAGCTCACCAGGAGCGGCCTGGGGTTTGACGATGCGGAACTCCAGGAAGGCCACCTGTTGGATCTTCTGGCGCACATCGGCAAATTCCTCGGCTTTCACACCAGGCATCTGGATAAGGATGCGGTCATCCCCCTGCGGCTGCATGGTGAGGTCTTTATTGCCTTCAGGATTGAGGCGTTTTTCCAGAATGGCGATGGCCTGCTGGACCGAGCTCGGGGTCACCGGTTTGGCGGTGCCGTCATCGGACTTGCCCGGCTCCAGACGCACGACGAACTCGCTGCCGCCCTGAAGGTCAATGCCCAGTTTGATGCCCATGCTATTGATCGTCCACAAAGCAAAGGCCGTGGCGATGAGTATCAGCAGGGAACCGTACTTGCGTTTACGGTCATGCATCGTGGTGCCGACGTAAAAGAGGAGCAGCAGGAGGATGGATGCTCCGACGAGGAAGGTTGAGAAGGCGGCCATGGTGGATTGAGTGAAAGGAGAGAAGAGCGGGGCTCAGTGCTCAGGGGAGCACAAGGGGGAAGGCGGGGCAGATCAGGCAGTGGTGGTAGCTTCGACCACGTCGGATTTTTTGCTGATGGAGGCGATGGCTGCGCGGTCGTATTCGATCTTCACATTGTCGGCCACTTTCACCATGACGGTGCGCTCTTTCACGCTGGTGATGATGCCGTGCTCACCGCCATTGAGGATGACATGGTCCCCCACCTTGACGTTGTTGATGAGCTTCTCGTGCTCTTTTTGCTTCATGCGCTGTGGGCGGATGAGGACAAAGTACATCATCACGAACATCAACGCCATCATGATGAAGGTCGTGGAACTGCTCTGGCCTGGAGGTGCTGCCTGAGCGAGGAAGGGTAGGAAAATCTGGGTCATGGGTCGGTGGTTTCGGGACGGGTTTGGTAACGGGCGATGACCTCCTCACGGAAGTCAGCAAAGCAACCTTGTTCGATGGCAGAGCGGGCCCTGGCGGCAAGGGACAGGTAGAAATGCAGATTGTGCAGGGAAATCAACCGCAAACCCAGGACCTCCTGGGTATTGATGAGATGGCGGATGTAGGCCCTGGAAAAGCCCTGGCAGAGCGGGTGAGTGTCCTCAGCGAGGGGGCGGAAATCCTTGGCGAATTTGTTGTTTCGCAGGTTCAGCGTGCCTTCATGGGTGAAGGCGGTGCCATTGCGCGCCAGCCGGGTCGGCAGCACACAGTCAAACATGTCAATGCCACGAGCGATCAATTCCACCATCTGCGGTGGCGTGCCCAGCCCCATGGCGTAGCGGGCCTGGTTTTGCGGCAGCAGCGGGCAAGTCCACTCGGCAATGCGCATCATGTCCTCTTCTGGCTCGCCCACACTGAGGCCGCCGATGGCGTAACCGCTGAAACCCATGGCCACCATTTCCCGGGCACAGCGTTCGCGCAGATCCTGGAAAGTGCTGCCCTGGACAATCCCAAAGTGCAACTGCGCCCCGCCGCCGGTCTGCGGCTGGTGCTGGTCAATCCAGTCGCGGCAACGGCGCGCCCAGCGTAGGGTCAGCTCCATGCTGCTGCGGGCATCCTCGGGCTTGCAGGGCCAGGGCGTGCATTCGTCGAAGAGCATGGCGATGTCGCTGCCCAAGGTGGCCTGGATTTCCATCGCCACTTCCGGCCCCAGGAACATGGGGCTGCCATCCACATGATTGTTAAAGTAGCAGCCTTCTTCCTTGAGCTTGCGCAGCTTGGCGAGGGAGAAGACCTGGAAACCGCCGCTGTCCGTGAGGATGGGCCGGTCCCAGTTCATGAACTTATGCAGACCACCAGCCGCGCCGATGATTTCCGTCCCTGGCCGCACCCACAGGTGGTAGGTATTGCCGAGAATGATTTGCGCGTTCAGCGAGCGCAGCTCTTCCGGGTGCACGGCCTTCACCGTGGCCTGGGTACCCACGGGCATGAAAATGGGCGTCTCGATCACGCCATGAGGCGTCGTCAACCGTCCCCGCCGGGCGGAGGAGTTGGGATCGGTGGCCAGAAGTTCAAACATGCGAGTAGGTAAAAGGGCGCGGAGTGTGGCGGACAAAGCGCCGGGTGTCAAAGGGGGAGCGTGGGGGATTCTTGCAGAAAGCTCCCATCCAGCCCCTTTCCTTGCCGCTCAAAACGCCTCAAACCCCCAGCCGACGCCAATAAATGAAGGCGATGGGGAACATAGAGACGCAGCTCATGGCTGCGGCGGAAAGCAGTTGGCGATCGGGTGTGCGTAGGGCGATGGAGATGAAGATAGCCGCCATCAGCACGGCTGTTCCCACGATGAAGACTGCGGCAGGGGAGATCCACTGGCGGCCCCTTGGGCACTCCTGCTCCACTAGGTCCAGGAAATGCCAAGCCACCAGCGCCAGGATGATGGTGGAGAGCATGGCAAAACCTTCGGGCAGGGACTCGGACGAAGCATAGTTGTAGCAGCCATGCGCCAGCACCAGTCCAGCGAAGGTGACCAGAAAACGATCTGCCGTGCCGAACCGCGACCGCAGCAACTGGTAGAGAGCGTGGGTAGTGGTACCGGTGAGGGCGGCATGAAAAAAATTGGCCGTGAAAAAGCGAGCCAACGCCACCCCGCCTTCATACCGGAGGTAGTAATTGATATTTTCCTCCAAAGCGAAACCCAGCCCCACAAAGGCTCCCACCATCACCGCGCCACCCGCCGGGCGTTTCAGCAGCAGCAATGGCATAAAGAGGCTGGCGAGCAGGAGTTTGCTCAATTCTTCCCGCATGCCCACACCACCGATCTGGTACCAAAGATCCCGTGGGAAGGTGGCATCCTTCTGGATGCCTAGCGCCACCTCTTGCCATGCGCCGACGATGATCACCGGGGCCACACTGATGATGCCAGCCGCTAACGGCAGCAACGGCACTACCCAGCGCCACCGACCCCGCACGCCATGCAGCACCAGGATGATGTACCAAATGGCAGCCGCTAAAAGAGCGATGGCAAGCGTGCCCAATGGCGCCGCCAGGAGAAACCGATATTCCAGTAGCGCCTTCCACTGCAGGCCAAATTCCCCGATCAGCGCGGCGGCGTATTGACGCCTCACCGGGTCAATGGAAGACCACCAGTCAGGCTGGGCGGCGATCTGCCTCAGCACCGGCAGGTCTTTGAGATCGAGCGCGAGATGCAGGGCAGCTTCGCGCACCAGTTGGGTCTCGGAAAAAAGTTGGATCTCGCGCATCATCGCTGCCAGGGCAGCAGGTGGGTTCCGCTCCTTCATTTGGAGAGCCTGGATGAAGTTGGCCGTGATGAGGGGAGATTCCTGGGCGGCTTTTTCGCCCAGGCTTTGCATGAGGTCGGCATCGCGACTCAGCCCGGTCTGGATGAAATCTCGCCACAGTTGCTGCACCGCAGGGTCGGCGGAGTGCTTGGCCAGCAGCGGCTGCACATCATACCCAGCCAGTTGACCGTCCCGCCAGTAGTCCTCCCAGGTGGTGGTTTTGATCCCTAGCACTTCACTGAGGCTATGGATCTGGTCCGTGACCAGATGCAGCCAGCGCACCAGCTCATACGGGGTGGGTTTCTCGGCGCGTTGCAGTTGCTGCCACTGCTCACGCAGCCTCTGCTCTGTGGGGTCCACCGTGATGTAGCGCCCCGTATCGGGTGAAAGGGCGATGATGACCAAGGCCAGGATGAAACCTCCGCCGGCGATGCTCAGGGCCAGCCGTTTGAGAAAGCCACTGTGGCGGCTCCAGTAGTGTGTGCGTGCGCGCCAGCCAGTCATGAGAGGTGGGCAGATGGAATGGCGCTGGACGCCTGCGGGTGCAAGGAGCAGATGGCCTCTTCAGTCGCAGGACAAACGCCACGTTCGGTAATCAAACCAGTCACCAGACGAGCAGGCGTAACATCAAAGGCGTAATTCGCCGCTGGCGATCCTGGGGAGAGGATGCGCACGGTCTCCACGCTGCCACTGGCAGTCACGCCTTCCATTTGCGCCACCTCCTCAGCCCCGCGTTGTTCGATGGGGATGCCTTTCACGCCATTGCGGAGGGTCCAGTCGAAGGTGGAGCTGGGCAGGGCCACGTAAAACGGCACGCCATTATCGGTAGCGGCCAGCGCTTTTAAATACGTGCCGATCTTGTTTGCCACATCCCCACTGCGCGTCACGCGGTCTGCCCCAGTGATAACCAGGTCCACCTGACCGTGCTGCATGAGGTGGCCCCCTGTATTGTCGGCAATGACGGTGTGCGGCACGCCCTGCTGCGCTAGCTCCCAGGCGGTGAGGCGGGCCCCTTGATTGCGCGGGCGTGTTTCATCCACCCACACATGGATGGGGATACCTGCCGCATGGGCGGCATAGATGGGCGCGGTGGCGGAACCGTGATCCACAAAGGCCAGCCAGCCTGCATTGCAATGAGTGAGGATATTCACCACCTGGCCAGGTTTGCGTGAAGCGATGTCGCGAATGATTTCCAGTCCGTGGCGACCAATGGCGGCACAGGCTGCGGCATCTTCATCGGCAATGGCTTCAGCGGTGAGGCGAGCGTTGGCGACTCGGTCCCCGAACCCGGTTTCCTGGATGGCCTCGAGCTGACGATGCACCGCCCAACTCAGATTCACCGCCGTGGGACGGGTGCAGATGAGGCTCTCTGCCAGCGTGCGCAGTTCCTCCGGCGTGGAGGCCTCGCGGGCAGCCAACCACATGCCGTAACCGGCGGTAGCGCCAATGAGCCCCGCCCCACGCACAGCCATGTCCCGAATGGCCTCCGCCACCTCCGCCACGGTGTGCAGATCCACCACCTCAAAGGACCAGGGGAGCCGCCGCTGGTCAATGATGCGGACGCTTTCCTCATGAAGCCAGATGGTGCGATACGGAGTGCCAGAAACGAGCATGCGCTGACTGAGGGGAGGGGCGCGCGCGGCGCAAGGGCGATGTGGGCGGTGTAGAAATCTTGCACCCGCCGCAGACCCCATGCACCGTGAGGCATGGCCTCCCTGGCAGACGATCTCATTTCCCTCATCGGCGCAGCTCGCGTGTCCTCCACGGTGGAGGATCTCGCCGCCCACAGCACAGACAAATGGTTTGCCTCAAACCCACCGGAGGTGGTCGTCCATGCCGAGTCCACGGAGGAGGTGTCCAAGGTGATGAAGTATGCCAACGAGCATCGCATCCCGGTCACGCCGCAGGGCTCGCGCGTCGGTTACGTTGGGGGCGCTGTCCCGCTGCGGGGTGGCATCGCCCTGTCACTGGCGCGGATGAATAAGATCGTGGAAATCAACATTGCCGATGGCGTGGCCGTGGTGGAGCCCGGCGTCATCACCGGCGAGTTGCAGGCCGCTGTGCGGGAGCTGGGCTGGTTTTACCCCCCTGACCCTGCCAGCCTGAAGGAGTGCAGCCTGGGCGGCAATGTGGCCACCAATGCTGGCGGGCCGCGCTGCCTGAAATACGGCGTGACGCGACACTATGTGTTAGGCCTGGAGGCCGTGCTGGCGGATGGGTCTGTGGTGAAGGCCGGGGGCCGCTGTCACAAAAACAAAACGGGTTTTGACCTGGTGGGCCTCATGGTCGGCAGCGAGGGACTGCTAGGTGTGGTCACCCAGGCCACCCTGCGCCTCATCCCCCACCCGCCCATGCGCGCCATGCTTTCAGCCGGTTTTGAAACCTTTGCCGAGGCTGCAAATGCCGTGCAGCGCATCCTAAATGCAGGCTTCCTACCGAGTGCTCTGGAGATCGCAGATAAGTTCACC
It includes:
- a CDS encoding tetratricopeptide repeat protein: MQPSRRKIASKRSKDDQESEFSRLFWAVWEQQPLLGDKASTSDSSSETAMAFADAQSWEWAKALIKASKLSRTSEFDKALKLIAETEHSVPERWQGLLHFVRGAAFEEEGHHEEAIKAYRKALDDPKLSQPGNVWNSFGNKLADKGALDEAIKAYRRALDDPSFDTPGYAWNNLGIVLGDKGEQDEAIKAYRTALDYPNYDTPGYAWNNIGNALWAKGEHDEAIKAYRRALDYPNYDTPGYTWNNIGNALGDKGEHDEAIKAYRKALEDPNLQTRAKAWTNLAQTYVDLGKLEEAEGAYQKALASKDTQGGDHARARRGLQILRSKIVPTALSPDDRAMMARPAKGGDTAEIEEGIIAAIDEAGDTQYERYLKKGDSERDNTLSILRGWSSAVTLLEGSERRWRGGGYFLKWRGYGIVIDPGFDFLRNFHDAGYHGREIAAVVVSHNHPDHNSDLKHIDDLRYELYKRLASTKGPGSKPYVLLWDEDTSTATKFGFDKPQHQHPPIVMGSGFPQPFHLGKHPAKIPVRITPFKVNHGTDVQHALGMMVELLDNKGKTVLRIGYTADTAYFADLQQHLSKCDVLIAHISQPTIEELRDPSKLKDVHLGYRGTARLLKECQPNLALIGEFWAGFTDLRIPLVKGLRQLSGVKDVLPAGLAMHLRLPSLDIECTECRKLTPYSEIKVAPPTDKFGSLAYLCQSCTLG
- the secD gene encoding protein translocase subunit SecD; this translates as MAAFSTFLVGASILLLLLFYVGTTMHDRKRKYGSLLILIATAFALWTINSMGIKLGIDLQGGSEFVVRLEPGKSDDGTAKPVTPSSVQQAIAILEKRLNPEGNKDLTMQPQGDDRILIQMPGVKAEEFADVRQKIQQVAFLEFRIVKPQAAPGELRAPGTEELKYKIQKDDQGKELPSRGGETVGNRADMEGKYVKEAFATYDAEGWKVILNFDSTGAKLFDEVAAVNRGRQLAIIVDKEIISAPTLQTDRFGGTAVISGRFKEQEARTLASLLENPLENPMTILSESAVSAAYGQSSINQGKWVGIAGLGITTLFMLFVYRMAGLIAIVGLVINLAVLFGGMSLFGFTLTMPGIAGIVLTIGMAVDANVLIYERLREEREAGKTIAGALEAAYEKAFSAIADSNITTLISAIILFAIAGGLVKGFAVTLMIGLLSSMVGALIVTRVIFMWVIDKGLLKSISTVKLFPDGVFDILAKAKGFIIASLVVTAISFATLAVKGKGSLGIDFRGGGLTHVELKTGKAISDSELDAVLKGLKLPDGKDIGSYYLQRKGNATGGDVIAIRSEFEAGPVIEQAVKAKFADQVEGTQGSRVGAVIGDEAAKTSIIALVVALIAIFVYLMFRFEFAFALGAIVALAHDVLMVPGLCVLFGQELSLIHVGAMLTIAGYSINDTIVVFDRIRENIQKGVGGSTRELMNDAICKTLSRTLLTGPTALAPMIVLLFLGNPAMLEFAVPITIGVLLGTYSSIFIASPLVLWYAKKTGTSLKRQVLDAQIEAEKAQAAIAAAKAQA
- the yajC gene encoding preprotein translocase subunit YajC: MTQIFLPFLAQAAPPGQSSSTTFIMMALMFVMMYFVLIRPQRMKQKEHEKLINNVKVGDHVILNGGEHGIITSVKERTVMVKVADNVKIEYDRAAIASISKKSDVVEATTTA
- the tgt gene encoding tRNA guanosine(34) transglycosylase Tgt, which produces MFELLATDPNSSARRGRLTTPHGVIETPIFMPVGTQATVKAVHPEELRSLNAQIILGNTYHLWVRPGTEIIGAAGGLHKFMNWDRPILTDSGGFQVFSLAKLRKLKEEGCYFNNHVDGSPMFLGPEVAMEIQATLGSDIAMLFDECTPWPCKPEDARSSMELTLRWARRCRDWIDQHQPQTGGGAQLHFGIVQGSTFQDLRERCAREMVAMGFSGYAIGGLSVGEPEEDMMRIAEWTCPLLPQNQARYAMGLGTPPQMVELIARGIDMFDCVLPTRLARNGTAFTHEGTLNLRNNKFAKDFRPLAEDTHPLCQGFSRAYIRHLINTQEVLGLRLISLHNLHFYLSLAARARSAIEQGCFADFREEVIARYQTRPETTDP
- a CDS encoding PrsW family glutamic-type intramembrane protease, translated to MTGWRARTHYWSRHSGFLKRLALSIAGGGFILALVIIALSPDTGRYITVDPTEQRLREQWQQLQRAEKPTPYELVRWLHLVTDQIHSLSEVLGIKTTTWEDYWRDGQLAGYDVQPLLAKHSADPAVQQLWRDFIQTGLSRDADLMQSLGEKAAQESPLITANFIQALQMKERNPPAALAAMMREIQLFSETQLVREAALHLALDLKDLPVLRQIAAQPDWWSSIDPVRRQYAAALIGEFGLQWKALLEYRFLLAAPLGTLAIALLAAAIWYIILVLHGVRGRWRWVVPLLPLAAGIISVAPVIIVGAWQEVALGIQKDATFPRDLWYQIGGVGMREELSKLLLASLFMPLLLLKRPAGGAVMVGAFVGLGFALEENINYYLRYEGGVALARFFTANFFHAALTGTTTHALYQLLRSRFGTADRFLVTFAGLVLAHGCYNYASSESLPEGFAMLSTIILALVAWHFLDLVEQECPRGRQWISPAAVFIVGTAVLMAAIFISIALRTPDRQLLSAAAMSCVSMFPIAFIYWRRLGV
- the mtnA gene encoding S-methyl-5-thioribose-1-phosphate isomerase, translating into MLVSGTPYRTIWLHEESVRIIDQRRLPWSFEVVDLHTVAEVAEAIRDMAVRGAGLIGATAGYGMWLAAREASTPEELRTLAESLICTRPTAVNLSWAVHRQLEAIQETGFGDRVANARLTAEAIADEDAAACAAIGRHGLEIIRDIASRKPGQVVNILTHCNAGWLAFVDHGSATAPIYAAHAAGIPIHVWVDETRPRNQGARLTAWELAQQGVPHTVIADNTGGHLMQHGQVDLVITGADRVTRSGDVANKIGTYLKALAATDNGVPFYVALPSSTFDWTLRNGVKGIPIEQRGAEEVAQMEGVTASGSVETVRILSPGSPAANYAFDVTPARLVTGLITERGVCPATEEAICSLHPQASSAIPSAHLS
- a CDS encoding FAD-binding oxidoreductase, producing the protein MASLADDLISLIGAARVSSTVEDLAAHSTDKWFASNPPEVVVHAESTEEVSKVMKYANEHRIPVTPQGSRVGYVGGAVPLRGGIALSLARMNKIVEINIADGVAVVEPGVITGELQAAVRELGWFYPPDPASLKECSLGGNVATNAGGPRCLKYGVTRHYVLGLEAVLADGSVVKAGGRCHKNKTGFDLVGLMVGSEGLLGVVTQATLRLIPHPPMRAMLSAGFETFAEAANAVQRILNAGFLPSALEIADKFTLRAAREYLGESVTPQGDAHLLVEIDGQEESVKGELVQLAKLVRELGCISLEEALGDEACERFWKLRREFSYSLRNTGLIKLNEDIVVPRSRLVDLVEFAEALQSECGFPIASFGHAGDGNIHVNIMVQSMDDPAQRERAEAALDQLFRKVIAWNGAITGEHGVGIAKGRWFPEALSAEARDVHSRLKKALDPNGILNPGKFVA